In Electrophorus electricus isolate fEleEle1 chromosome 6, fEleEle1.pri, whole genome shotgun sequence, a single genomic region encodes these proteins:
- the mapk9 gene encoding mitogen-activated protein kinase 9, which yields MNEGEGHFYSVQVGDSTFTVLQRYQQLRAIGSGAQGIVCSALDTVLGIPVAVKKLSRPFQNQTHAKRAYRELVLLKCVNHKNIIHLLNVFTPQKSLEEFQDLYLVMELMDASLCQVIHMDLDHERMSYLLYQILCGIRHLHSAGIIHRDLKPSNIVVKSDCTLKILDFGLARTACTNFMMTPYVVTRYYRAPEVILGMKYKENVDIWSVGCIMGEMVKGSVIFQGTDHIDQWNKVIEVLGTPSLEFMNRLMDTVRNYVMNKPQFPGVSFSELFPDWAFPSETEHDKLKTSQARDLLSKMLVIDPECRISVQEALSHPYIHVWYDPAEADAPPPQISDKQLEEREHTIEQWKELIYKEVMDWEERNKNGVLKEECLDGVATSSATASQSSSINDISSMSTEQTLASDTDSSCIDAVAGGLEE from the exons atgaaTGAAGGGGAGGGGCATTTCTACAGCGTGCAGGTGGGTGACTCCACCTTCACAGTCCTGCAGCGGTACCAGCAGCTCCGTGCCATCGGTTCCGGGGCCCAGGGCATCGTCTG CTCTGCTCTGGACACCGTCCTGGGAATCCCAGTAGCGGTAAAAAAGCTCAGCAGGCCATTTCAGAACCAGACTCACGCCAAGCGAGCCTACAGAGAGCTTGTGCTGCTAAAATGCGTCAATCACAAGAAT ATCATTCACTTACTGAATGTCTTCACACCTCAGAAGTCCCTGGAGGAGTTCCAGGATTT GTACCTGGTGATGGAGCTGATGGATGCTAGCCTGTGCCAGGTGATCCACATGGACCTGGACCATGAGAGGATGtcctacctgctctaccagatCCTGTGTGGCATCAGACACTTGCACTCTGCTGGCATCATCCACAGG GACCTGAAGCCGAGTAACATAGTGGTGAAGTCCGACTGCACTTTAAAGATCCTGGACTTTGGCCTGGCCAGGACCGCCTGCACCAACTTCATGATGACTCCATACGTGGTGACCAGATACTACAGAGCGCCTGAGGTCATCTTGGGCATGAAGTACAAGGAGAACG TGGATATCTGGTCGGTGGGCTGCATCATGGGGGAGATGGTGAAAGGCAGTGTTATATTCCAAGGCACAGATC ACATTGACCAGTGGAATAAGGTGATCGAGGTGCTGGGCACGCCCTCGCTGGAGTTCATGAACCGCCTCATGGACACGGTGAGGAACTACGTGATGAACAAGCCCCAATTCCCAGGAGTCAGCTTCAGTGAGCTCTTCCCTGACTGGGCTTTCCCTTCCGAGACAGAGCATGACAAGCTCAAGA CAAGCCAAGCTCGAGACCTGCTGTCAAAGATGCTGGTGATTGATCCGGAGTGTCGCATCTCGGTGCAGGAGGCCCTCAGCCACCCCTACATCCACGTGTGGTACGACCCAGCTGAGGCCGATGCG cCTCCACCTCAGATTTCCGACAAGCAGTtagaggagagagaacacaccataGAGCAGTGGAAAG AGCTAATCTATAAAGAGGTGATGGACTGGGAGGAGAGGAACAAGAACGGCGTTCTAAAGGAGGAGTGTTTAG ACGGCGTGGCGACCAGTAGCGCGACAGCCTCTCAGTCATCCTCCATTAACGACATCTCCTCCATGTCCACCGAGCAGACCCTGGCCTCCGACACGGACAGCTCCTGCATCGACGCGGTGGCTGGGGGGCTGGAGGAGTGA
- the si:ch211-247j9.1 gene encoding rho GTPase-activating protein 24 isoform X2: protein MGLTCFKSWKFDSAAQKGNRDVLVSPGSYFFLSNSCGQGEEWLKSLNKGVWIPFTGVFGQRLEETVLYERRYGDHMAPLVVEQCVDFIRERGLLEVGLFRQPGQATLVKELQEAFDAGEKPSFDSTDVHTVASLLKLYLRELPEPLVPFSRYQEFLMCGKKMPSDREQGLLELKTLLHELPVANFNLLKYICQFLNEVQSYSSTNKMSIQNLATVFGPNILRPKAEDPESIIGGAAVVQHLMSELIREHTMLFSRENRCSPPGTSVPAFVPTHRQHDRVEWVYTEPSAHPSEHQLRMGSDRLAQPAATSTSCLRKLSLPLTTERRPSRQSSRAQRHLSESQQWQPEASSPTSSCLLYENHSPSLSARAFPHTALVPPTMPPTASSSTTAVSDTRDGSRAPSRSWPAQGQSGWEAERAFRDSVGSSEAQESTLSVYDNMGPEGRVAGCAGDGQAHGGAGDLEGCAGSMADSSSSWSSCEILLTEGGNICKRAASPCHSPLYFPSFRSDPEEGDRHPDSPAPSSAPTDAPLSTGSSDVFLPNAPPDPAASQSMQCVLVGLRQQMARQKAEYESKINRLELQKEALQGQVSGLHTTLEQQRQWISMAEIKMRNVERARADADRRNATLQQEMEQFFHTFGELNSEARKTERIAQSF, encoded by the exons ATGGGACTCACATGCTTCAAGTCCTGGAAGTTTGACAGCGCCGCACAGAAAG GAAATAGAGACGTGTTAGTAAGCCCTGGATCATATTTCTTCCTGTCCAACAGCTGTGGTCAAGGGGAGGAATGGCTGAAGAGCCTCAACAAGGGAGTGTGGATACCTTTCACAg GTGTGTTCGGGCAGCGGTTGGAGGAGACGGTGCTGTACGAGCGTCGCTATGGCGATCACATGGCTCCTCTGGtggtggagcagtgtgtggaCTTCATCAGGGAACGTGGGCTTCTGGAGGTGGGGCTCTTCAGGCAGCCTGGCCAAGCAACACTAGTCAAAGAACTGCAAGAAGCCTTTGATGCAGGGGAGAAACCTTCCTTTGACAG CACAGATGTCCACACAGTGGCATCTCTACTGAAGCTGTATCTCAGGGAGTTGCCTGAACCATTGGTGCCATTCTCTCGCTACCAAGAGTTTCTTATGTGTGGCAAGAAGATGCCCTCCGACAGGGAGCAG GGATTGCTGGAACTGAAAACCCTTCTTCACGAGCTTCCAGTAGCCAATTTTAACCTGTTAAAATACATCTGCCA gtTCTTAAATGAAGTCCAGTCCTACTCTAGCACCAACAAGATGAGTATACAGAACCTGGCTACTGTTTTTGGGCCAAATATCCTCCGACCCAAAGCTGAGGACCCAGAGAGTATTATCGGAG GGGCGGCTGTGGTGCAGCACTTGATGTCAGAGCTGATCAGAGAGCATACCATGCTTTTCTCAAGGGAAAACCGATGCAGTCCTCCAGGAACCTCTGTACCAGCCTTTGTtcccacacacaggcaacacGATCGGGTCGAGTGGGTGTACACCGAACCCTCTGCCCATCCAAGCGAGCATCAGCTCAGAATGGGCAGCGATCGATTGGCCCAGCCAGCTGCGACATCCACGTCATGCTTGCGAAAGCTCTCTCTGCCCCTTACTACCGAGAGGAGGCCGTCTCGCCAAAGCTCTCGCGCCCAACGGCACCTATCCGAGTCACAGCAGTGGCAGCCCGAGGCCTCTTCTCCGACGAGCTCTTGTCTGCTGTACGAGAACCACAGCCCGTCCCTTTCGGCACGGGCGTTTCCCCACACAGCGCTCGTCCCTCCCACAATGCCACCCACTGCCTCTTCCTCCACGACTGCGGTGTCGGACACCAGGGATGGGAGCCGTGCGCCATCTCGCAGCTGGCCTGCTCAGGGGCAGTCCGGCTGGGAGGCCGAGAGAGCCTTTAGGGACAGCGTTGGTAGCAGCGAAGCTCAGGAAAGCACCCTTTCTGTATACGACAACATGGGCCCAGAAGGACGAGTGGCCGGATGCGCAGGGGATGGCCAGGCGCACGGGGGCGCGGGGGACCTGGAAGGCTGCGCCGGCAGCATGGCCGACAGCAGCAGCTCCTGGTCCTCCTGCGAGATCCTGCTCACAGAGGGAGGCAATATTTGCAAAAGAGCTGCCAGCCCCTGCCACAGCCCGTTATACTTCCCTTCTTTCAGGTCAGACCCTGAAGAAGGAGACCGACACCCCGACTCCCCAGCTCCCTCCTCCGCCCCCACCGATGCCCCTCTGAGCACAGGCAGCAGCGACGTCTTTCTCCCAAATGCACCCCCAGACCCTGCTGCATCCCAATCAATGCAGTGTGTCCTGGTGGGTCTTCGGCAGCAAATGGCCCGGCAGAAAGCAGAGTACGAGTCCAAGATCAACAG GTTGGAGCTACAAAAAGAGGCTCTCCAGGGTCAGGTGTCGGGGCTGCACACCACTCTGGAACAGCAGCGCCAGTGGATCAGCATGGCCGAGATCAAGATGAGAAACGTTGAGCGTGCTCGGGCCGACGCGGACCGGCGAAACGCCACGCTGCAGCAGGAGATGGAGCAGTTCTTCCACACCTTCGGCGAGCTGAACTCCGAGGCGCGCAAGACGGAGCGCATCGCTCAGAGCTTCTGA
- the si:ch211-247j9.1 gene encoding rho GTPase-activating protein 24 isoform X1, with the protein MGLTCFKSWKFDSAAQKGNRDVLVSPGSYFFLSNSCGQGEEWLKSLNKGVWIPFTGVFGQRLEETVLYERRYGDHMAPLVVEQCVDFIRERGLLEVGLFRQPGQATLVKELQEAFDAGEKPSFDSSTDVHTVASLLKLYLRELPEPLVPFSRYQEFLMCGKKMPSDREQGLLELKTLLHELPVANFNLLKYICQFLNEVQSYSSTNKMSIQNLATVFGPNILRPKAEDPESIIGGAAVVQHLMSELIREHTMLFSRENRCSPPGTSVPAFVPTHRQHDRVEWVYTEPSAHPSEHQLRMGSDRLAQPAATSTSCLRKLSLPLTTERRPSRQSSRAQRHLSESQQWQPEASSPTSSCLLYENHSPSLSARAFPHTALVPPTMPPTASSSTTAVSDTRDGSRAPSRSWPAQGQSGWEAERAFRDSVGSSEAQESTLSVYDNMGPEGRVAGCAGDGQAHGGAGDLEGCAGSMADSSSSWSSCEILLTEGGNICKRAASPCHSPLYFPSFRSDPEEGDRHPDSPAPSSAPTDAPLSTGSSDVFLPNAPPDPAASQSMQCVLVGLRQQMARQKAEYESKINRLELQKEALQGQVSGLHTTLEQQRQWISMAEIKMRNVERARADADRRNATLQQEMEQFFHTFGELNSEARKTERIAQSF; encoded by the exons ATGGGACTCACATGCTTCAAGTCCTGGAAGTTTGACAGCGCCGCACAGAAAG GAAATAGAGACGTGTTAGTAAGCCCTGGATCATATTTCTTCCTGTCCAACAGCTGTGGTCAAGGGGAGGAATGGCTGAAGAGCCTCAACAAGGGAGTGTGGATACCTTTCACAg GTGTGTTCGGGCAGCGGTTGGAGGAGACGGTGCTGTACGAGCGTCGCTATGGCGATCACATGGCTCCTCTGGtggtggagcagtgtgtggaCTTCATCAGGGAACGTGGGCTTCTGGAGGTGGGGCTCTTCAGGCAGCCTGGCCAAGCAACACTAGTCAAAGAACTGCAAGAAGCCTTTGATGCAGGGGAGAAACCTTCCTTTGACAG CAGCACAGATGTCCACACAGTGGCATCTCTACTGAAGCTGTATCTCAGGGAGTTGCCTGAACCATTGGTGCCATTCTCTCGCTACCAAGAGTTTCTTATGTGTGGCAAGAAGATGCCCTCCGACAGGGAGCAG GGATTGCTGGAACTGAAAACCCTTCTTCACGAGCTTCCAGTAGCCAATTTTAACCTGTTAAAATACATCTGCCA gtTCTTAAATGAAGTCCAGTCCTACTCTAGCACCAACAAGATGAGTATACAGAACCTGGCTACTGTTTTTGGGCCAAATATCCTCCGACCCAAAGCTGAGGACCCAGAGAGTATTATCGGAG GGGCGGCTGTGGTGCAGCACTTGATGTCAGAGCTGATCAGAGAGCATACCATGCTTTTCTCAAGGGAAAACCGATGCAGTCCTCCAGGAACCTCTGTACCAGCCTTTGTtcccacacacaggcaacacGATCGGGTCGAGTGGGTGTACACCGAACCCTCTGCCCATCCAAGCGAGCATCAGCTCAGAATGGGCAGCGATCGATTGGCCCAGCCAGCTGCGACATCCACGTCATGCTTGCGAAAGCTCTCTCTGCCCCTTACTACCGAGAGGAGGCCGTCTCGCCAAAGCTCTCGCGCCCAACGGCACCTATCCGAGTCACAGCAGTGGCAGCCCGAGGCCTCTTCTCCGACGAGCTCTTGTCTGCTGTACGAGAACCACAGCCCGTCCCTTTCGGCACGGGCGTTTCCCCACACAGCGCTCGTCCCTCCCACAATGCCACCCACTGCCTCTTCCTCCACGACTGCGGTGTCGGACACCAGGGATGGGAGCCGTGCGCCATCTCGCAGCTGGCCTGCTCAGGGGCAGTCCGGCTGGGAGGCCGAGAGAGCCTTTAGGGACAGCGTTGGTAGCAGCGAAGCTCAGGAAAGCACCCTTTCTGTATACGACAACATGGGCCCAGAAGGACGAGTGGCCGGATGCGCAGGGGATGGCCAGGCGCACGGGGGCGCGGGGGACCTGGAAGGCTGCGCCGGCAGCATGGCCGACAGCAGCAGCTCCTGGTCCTCCTGCGAGATCCTGCTCACAGAGGGAGGCAATATTTGCAAAAGAGCTGCCAGCCCCTGCCACAGCCCGTTATACTTCCCTTCTTTCAGGTCAGACCCTGAAGAAGGAGACCGACACCCCGACTCCCCAGCTCCCTCCTCCGCCCCCACCGATGCCCCTCTGAGCACAGGCAGCAGCGACGTCTTTCTCCCAAATGCACCCCCAGACCCTGCTGCATCCCAATCAATGCAGTGTGTCCTGGTGGGTCTTCGGCAGCAAATGGCCCGGCAGAAAGCAGAGTACGAGTCCAAGATCAACAG GTTGGAGCTACAAAAAGAGGCTCTCCAGGGTCAGGTGTCGGGGCTGCACACCACTCTGGAACAGCAGCGCCAGTGGATCAGCATGGCCGAGATCAAGATGAGAAACGTTGAGCGTGCTCGGGCCGACGCGGACCGGCGAAACGCCACGCTGCAGCAGGAGATGGAGCAGTTCTTCCACACCTTCGGCGAGCTGAACTCCGAGGCGCGCAAGACGGAGCGCATCGCTCAGAGCTTCTGA
- the si:ch211-247j9.1 gene encoding rho GTPase-activating protein 24 isoform X3, which produces MPENKQAVQRTGSYLSHSAYRRIKRVLSFRRRVFGQRLEETVLYERRYGDHMAPLVVEQCVDFIRERGLLEVGLFRQPGQATLVKELQEAFDAGEKPSFDSSTDVHTVASLLKLYLRELPEPLVPFSRYQEFLMCGKKMPSDREQGLLELKTLLHELPVANFNLLKYICQFLNEVQSYSSTNKMSIQNLATVFGPNILRPKAEDPESIIGGAAVVQHLMSELIREHTMLFSRENRCSPPGTSVPAFVPTHRQHDRVEWVYTEPSAHPSEHQLRMGSDRLAQPAATSTSCLRKLSLPLTTERRPSRQSSRAQRHLSESQQWQPEASSPTSSCLLYENHSPSLSARAFPHTALVPPTMPPTASSSTTAVSDTRDGSRAPSRSWPAQGQSGWEAERAFRDSVGSSEAQESTLSVYDNMGPEGRVAGCAGDGQAHGGAGDLEGCAGSMADSSSSWSSCEILLTEGGNICKRAASPCHSPLYFPSFRSDPEEGDRHPDSPAPSSAPTDAPLSTGSSDVFLPNAPPDPAASQSMQCVLVGLRQQMARQKAEYESKINRLELQKEALQGQVSGLHTTLEQQRQWISMAEIKMRNVERARADADRRNATLQQEMEQFFHTFGELNSEARKTERIAQSF; this is translated from the exons ATGCCCGAGAACAAGCAGGCGGTGCAGCGCACGGGGAGCTACCTCTCCCACTCTGCTTACAGGAGAATTAAAAGGGTTCTAAGCTTTAGGAGAC GTGTGTTCGGGCAGCGGTTGGAGGAGACGGTGCTGTACGAGCGTCGCTATGGCGATCACATGGCTCCTCTGGtggtggagcagtgtgtggaCTTCATCAGGGAACGTGGGCTTCTGGAGGTGGGGCTCTTCAGGCAGCCTGGCCAAGCAACACTAGTCAAAGAACTGCAAGAAGCCTTTGATGCAGGGGAGAAACCTTCCTTTGACAG CAGCACAGATGTCCACACAGTGGCATCTCTACTGAAGCTGTATCTCAGGGAGTTGCCTGAACCATTGGTGCCATTCTCTCGCTACCAAGAGTTTCTTATGTGTGGCAAGAAGATGCCCTCCGACAGGGAGCAG GGATTGCTGGAACTGAAAACCCTTCTTCACGAGCTTCCAGTAGCCAATTTTAACCTGTTAAAATACATCTGCCA gtTCTTAAATGAAGTCCAGTCCTACTCTAGCACCAACAAGATGAGTATACAGAACCTGGCTACTGTTTTTGGGCCAAATATCCTCCGACCCAAAGCTGAGGACCCAGAGAGTATTATCGGAG GGGCGGCTGTGGTGCAGCACTTGATGTCAGAGCTGATCAGAGAGCATACCATGCTTTTCTCAAGGGAAAACCGATGCAGTCCTCCAGGAACCTCTGTACCAGCCTTTGTtcccacacacaggcaacacGATCGGGTCGAGTGGGTGTACACCGAACCCTCTGCCCATCCAAGCGAGCATCAGCTCAGAATGGGCAGCGATCGATTGGCCCAGCCAGCTGCGACATCCACGTCATGCTTGCGAAAGCTCTCTCTGCCCCTTACTACCGAGAGGAGGCCGTCTCGCCAAAGCTCTCGCGCCCAACGGCACCTATCCGAGTCACAGCAGTGGCAGCCCGAGGCCTCTTCTCCGACGAGCTCTTGTCTGCTGTACGAGAACCACAGCCCGTCCCTTTCGGCACGGGCGTTTCCCCACACAGCGCTCGTCCCTCCCACAATGCCACCCACTGCCTCTTCCTCCACGACTGCGGTGTCGGACACCAGGGATGGGAGCCGTGCGCCATCTCGCAGCTGGCCTGCTCAGGGGCAGTCCGGCTGGGAGGCCGAGAGAGCCTTTAGGGACAGCGTTGGTAGCAGCGAAGCTCAGGAAAGCACCCTTTCTGTATACGACAACATGGGCCCAGAAGGACGAGTGGCCGGATGCGCAGGGGATGGCCAGGCGCACGGGGGCGCGGGGGACCTGGAAGGCTGCGCCGGCAGCATGGCCGACAGCAGCAGCTCCTGGTCCTCCTGCGAGATCCTGCTCACAGAGGGAGGCAATATTTGCAAAAGAGCTGCCAGCCCCTGCCACAGCCCGTTATACTTCCCTTCTTTCAGGTCAGACCCTGAAGAAGGAGACCGACACCCCGACTCCCCAGCTCCCTCCTCCGCCCCCACCGATGCCCCTCTGAGCACAGGCAGCAGCGACGTCTTTCTCCCAAATGCACCCCCAGACCCTGCTGCATCCCAATCAATGCAGTGTGTCCTGGTGGGTCTTCGGCAGCAAATGGCCCGGCAGAAAGCAGAGTACGAGTCCAAGATCAACAG GTTGGAGCTACAAAAAGAGGCTCTCCAGGGTCAGGTGTCGGGGCTGCACACCACTCTGGAACAGCAGCGCCAGTGGATCAGCATGGCCGAGATCAAGATGAGAAACGTTGAGCGTGCTCGGGCCGACGCGGACCGGCGAAACGCCACGCTGCAGCAGGAGATGGAGCAGTTCTTCCACACCTTCGGCGAGCTGAACTCCGAGGCGCGCAAGACGGAGCGCATCGCTCAGAGCTTCTGA